A stretch of the Proteus sp. ZN5 genome encodes the following:
- the moaE gene encoding molybdopterin synthase catalytic subunit MoaE has product MSASTRISVQTENFSVGDEYQWLSECDSDGAVVTFTGKVRNHNLGDEVSTLTLEHYPGMTEKALTDIVNEARSRWPLQRVSVIHRVGTLHIGEEIVFVGVTSSHRNSAFESAEFIMDFLKTRAPFWKKEGLSENNDRWVDARQSDYDSAERWE; this is encoded by the coding sequence ATGAGTGCATCAACTCGTATTTCAGTACAAACTGAAAATTTTAGCGTTGGTGATGAATACCAATGGCTTTCAGAGTGCGACAGTGATGGTGCTGTCGTGACATTTACTGGTAAAGTTCGCAATCATAATCTCGGTGATGAAGTGAGTACGCTCACGCTTGAACATTATCCGGGAATGACTGAAAAAGCACTGACAGATATTGTAAACGAAGCCCGTTCTCGCTGGCCTCTACAGCGTGTAAGTGTTATTCACCGCGTAGGAACTTTGCATATTGGTGAAGAGATAGTGTTTGTCGGTGTAACCAGTTCTCATCGTAATAGCGCTTTTGAATCCGCCGAATTTATTATGGATTTCTTAAAAACACGCGCACCATTTTGGAAAAAAGAAGGACTTTCTGAAAATAACGATAGATGGGTTGATGCCCGTCAAAGTGATTATGACTCAGCCGAGCGCTGGGAATAA
- a CDS encoding Bax inhibitor-1/YccA family protein: MDRFSRSNDSIVQRTGSGLQTFMAQVYGWMTVGLLLTAFVAYYVASSYALQEMIFSSKVVFFGLIIAQLGLVFVLSGMVHKMSGAMATSLFMLYSVLTGVTISSVLLVYTASSIASTFFICAAMFGALSVYGYTTKRSLTGMGSFLFMGLIGIIIASIVNIFMQSSMMSMVISYAGVLIFAGLTAYDTQKLKDMGNEINQEDKENMRRYSIMGALTLYLDFINLFLMLLRILGDRR, from the coding sequence ATGGATCGATTTTCACGTTCAAATGATTCAATCGTACAGCGCACAGGTTCAGGCCTACAAACCTTTATGGCTCAGGTTTATGGTTGGATGACTGTAGGTCTGTTATTAACTGCGTTTGTTGCATACTACGTTGCATCAAGCTATGCATTACAAGAAATGATTTTTTCTAGCAAGGTCGTCTTTTTTGGTCTGATCATTGCTCAATTAGGGTTAGTTTTCGTGTTATCAGGTATGGTTCATAAGATGAGTGGTGCAATGGCAACCTCATTATTTATGCTCTATTCCGTGTTAACAGGTGTGACTATCTCAAGCGTATTACTGGTTTATACCGCATCTTCAATTGCGAGCACCTTCTTTATTTGTGCGGCAATGTTCGGTGCATTAAGTGTTTATGGTTACACCACTAAGCGTAGCTTAACGGGTATGGGTAGCTTCCTGTTTATGGGACTTATCGGTATCATTATCGCTTCTATCGTTAATATCTTTATGCAAAGCTCAATGATGAGCATGGTTATCTCTTACGCTGGTGTGTTAATTTTTGCAGGTTTAACTGCTTATGACACACAAAAATTAAAAGATATGGGTAATGAGATTAACCAAGAAGATAAAGAAAATATGCGCCGTTACTCAATTATGGGTGCATTAACGCTTTATTTAGATTTCATCAACCTGTTCTTAATGTTACTGCGTATTTTAGGCGACCGTCGTTAA
- a CDS encoding ABC transporter permease, producing MFYRLLTLIMKELQSLLQEPQTRIILIMPVIFQMILFPFAATLDVTNASIAIFDEDNGKQSIELTQRIAKASAFSQTLLLKNEHEIKETIDNRKALLLVRFPQNFSADLESHIPVKLQIILDGRNSNSAQIAANYVQQIVQNYQTELAGNTPSLLNKTELVVRNWYNPNLNYKWFIVPSLVALIITIGVMIVTSLSVAREREQGTLDQLLVSPLSTWQIFVGKAVPAMIVAAVQGTIVLIIGIFGYQIPFSGSLVLFYFTMLIYGLSLVGFGLLISALSSTQQQAFIGVFVFMMPAVLLSGYISPVENMPVWLQHATWINPIRHFTDITKQIYLKNADITVIWHSLWPLLVIAAGTGTFAYYLFQRKIA from the coding sequence ATGTTTTATCGCCTTCTCACCCTGATAATGAAAGAGTTACAGTCATTATTACAAGAGCCTCAAACGCGTATTATTTTAATAATGCCGGTTATCTTTCAGATGATCTTATTCCCTTTTGCCGCGACGTTAGATGTTACCAATGCCTCTATTGCCATTTTTGATGAGGACAATGGTAAACAATCTATTGAGTTAACCCAACGTATCGCCAAAGCGAGTGCATTCTCTCAAACTCTTTTGCTTAAAAATGAACATGAAATAAAAGAGACTATTGATAATCGTAAAGCGCTTTTATTAGTTCGTTTTCCGCAGAATTTTAGTGCTGATCTAGAAAGCCATATTCCTGTTAAATTGCAAATAATCCTAGATGGTCGAAATTCTAATAGTGCGCAAATTGCCGCTAATTATGTGCAACAAATCGTACAAAATTATCAAACTGAATTAGCAGGTAATACACCTTCTTTACTGAATAAAACAGAACTTGTTGTTCGCAATTGGTATAACCCGAATTTAAATTACAAATGGTTTATTGTGCCTTCTTTAGTGGCGTTGATTATTACCATTGGCGTGATGATAGTTACTTCACTTTCTGTTGCTAGAGAGCGCGAACAAGGCACATTAGATCAACTGTTAGTTTCGCCACTATCAACATGGCAAATTTTTGTCGGTAAAGCGGTTCCAGCAATGATTGTGGCTGCTGTTCAAGGCACCATCGTATTAATTATTGGGATATTCGGTTATCAAATTCCATTTTCAGGTTCACTAGTCCTGTTTTACTTTACCATGCTTATTTATGGCTTATCACTGGTGGGTTTTGGCTTATTAATATCGGCATTAAGTTCGACCCAACAGCAAGCTTTTATTGGTGTCTTCGTATTCATGATGCCTGCGGTTTTATTATCGGGTTATATTTCACCTGTAGAAAATATGCCCGTTTGGCTACAACATGCCACATGGATAAACCCAATTCGTCATTTCACCGATATCACAAAACAGATTTACCTTAAAAATGCCGATATCACCGTTATATGGCACAGTTTATGGCCTTTATTGGTGATTGCCGCAGGCACAGGTACTTTTGCATATTATCTTTTTCAAAGGAAGATTGCTTAA
- a CDS encoding ATP-binding cassette domain-containing protein, whose amino-acid sequence MEHTDYTIQLQGVEKCFTGLESPAVSSLTATITGGSVTGLVGPDGAGKTTLIRMLAGLLKPDAGDIHILGMDPQKQSVDVRAILGYMPQKFGLYEDLTVLENLNLYADLKNVVGDERKKVYHQLLTFTDLTRFTSRLAGNLSGGMKQKLGLACTLLGNPKVLLLDEPGVGVDPIARRELWQMVHALASDGMLILWSTSYLDEAEQCKNILLLNKGELLYSGIPQDLTAKMAGRSFLLNVEGHQRRKVLQQAIIQPQVTDGVIQGQSVRLILKKQSNQTELLNALGKPDAKLIPATPRFEDAFIDLLGGGPFHKSELAEIMPQIPPAPNETVIEAQQLTKMFGQFAATDHVDFQVKRGEIFGLLGPNGAGKSTTFKMMCGLLVPTNGKALVLGMDLKESSGKARQHLGYMAQKFSLYGNLKVGQNLKFFSGVYGLHGKQQRDKINDMITAFGLEPMVNQITETLPLGYKQRLALACSLMHEPDILFLDEPTSGVDPLTRREFWLHINGMVDKGVTVMVTTHFMDEAEYCDRIGLVYRGKIIAAGEPDSLKKMVASDDNPTPSMEDAFIGLVLDYDKKLESENDKGSEKHA is encoded by the coding sequence ATGGAACACACTGATTACACTATCCAACTTCAAGGTGTTGAGAAATGCTTTACAGGGCTAGAAAGCCCTGCGGTTTCGTCATTAACAGCCACCATTACAGGTGGCTCTGTAACAGGTTTAGTTGGCCCAGATGGTGCAGGCAAAACAACCTTAATCCGTATGCTTGCAGGTTTATTAAAGCCTGATGCGGGTGATATTCATATTTTAGGAATGGATCCGCAAAAGCAGAGTGTTGATGTCAGAGCTATTCTTGGCTATATGCCACAAAAATTTGGTCTTTATGAAGATTTAACGGTATTAGAAAACCTCAATCTTTATGCTGACTTAAAAAATGTTGTCGGCGATGAGCGCAAAAAAGTGTATCACCAACTGCTCACCTTTACCGATCTCACTCGTTTTACATCTCGCCTAGCAGGCAATCTTTCAGGGGGGATGAAACAAAAGCTGGGTCTTGCTTGTACTTTATTGGGTAACCCTAAAGTTCTACTTCTTGACGAGCCAGGCGTGGGAGTCGATCCCATTGCACGCCGTGAACTGTGGCAAATGGTACATGCTTTGGCCAGCGATGGTATGTTGATACTATGGAGCACCTCTTATCTTGATGAAGCTGAGCAATGTAAAAACATTCTCTTACTTAACAAAGGAGAGCTGCTTTACAGTGGCATTCCTCAAGATCTAACAGCAAAAATGGCAGGTCGCTCTTTTCTACTCAATGTTGAAGGTCATCAGCGTAGAAAAGTATTGCAACAAGCAATTATTCAACCTCAAGTCACTGATGGCGTTATTCAAGGACAATCCGTTCGTTTGATCTTGAAAAAACAGAGTAATCAAACTGAATTACTGAACGCTTTGGGTAAACCTGATGCGAAGCTTATTCCTGCAACACCGCGCTTTGAAGATGCTTTTATAGATTTATTAGGTGGAGGTCCTTTTCATAAATCTGAATTAGCTGAAATTATGCCGCAGATCCCTCCTGCACCTAATGAAACGGTAATTGAAGCACAACAGTTAACCAAAATGTTCGGTCAATTTGCAGCGACCGATCACGTTGATTTCCAAGTTAAACGAGGTGAAATTTTTGGTTTATTGGGTCCTAATGGTGCTGGTAAGTCAACAACCTTCAAAATGATGTGTGGTTTATTAGTCCCCACTAACGGTAAAGCGCTTGTGTTAGGTATGGATTTAAAAGAAAGCTCAGGTAAAGCACGCCAACATTTAGGTTATATGGCACAAAAATTCTCACTTTATGGCAATTTAAAAGTGGGACAAAATTTGAAATTCTTCTCTGGTGTCTATGGCTTACATGGCAAACAACAGCGAGATAAAATCAACGATATGATAACAGCCTTTGGCTTAGAGCCGATGGTAAATCAAATCACTGAAACCTTACCTTTAGGTTATAAACAGCGCCTTGCTCTTGCGTGCTCATTAATGCACGAACCTGATATTCTCTTTTTAGATGAGCCCACATCAGGCGTTGATCCACTAACGCGACGAGAATTTTGGCTACATATTAATGGCATGGTTGATAAAGGAGTGACCGTGATGGTTACCACTCACTTTATGGATGAAGCAGAATATTGTGATCGTATTGGTTTGGTTTATCGCGGGAAAATCATTGCTGCTGGCGAGCCTGATTCACTCAAAAAAATGGTTGCCAGTGACGATAATCCAACCCCTTCAATGGAAGATGCCTTTATTGGTTTAGTGCTAGATTACGATAAAAAACTTGAAAGTGAAAATGATAAAGGGAGCGAAAAACATGCGTAA
- the moaA gene encoding GTP 3',8-cyclase MoaA: protein MQQLIDAFSRKFFYLRLSITDVCNFRCTYCLPNGYKPNGHKSFLSLNEISRLTQSFAALGTEKIRLTGGEPTMRRDFTDIIATIKENSAIKKIAVTTNGYRLSRDVAQWRDAGLSAINVSVDSLDPRQFHAITGQDKFSQVMEGIDAAFTAGFEKVKVNVVLMRNVNDKNLPDFLNWIKDRPIQLRFIELMETGDGSDIFNRFHLSGEVIRQRLLNEGWLQIPRARSDGPAQVFTHPDYQGEIGLIMPYEKDFCLTCNRLRVSAIGNLHLCLFGENGIPLRDLLADDSQQEALQQRIQGGLLHKRETHFLHQGDSGITPNLSVIGG, encoded by the coding sequence ATGCAACAACTCATTGATGCGTTTTCCCGCAAATTTTTCTATTTACGTCTTTCAATTACAGACGTGTGTAATTTCCGTTGTACTTATTGCCTGCCTAATGGTTATAAGCCTAACGGTCATAAATCATTTCTTTCATTAAATGAAATCAGCAGATTGACACAATCTTTTGCCGCGTTAGGGACAGAAAAAATTCGTCTAACAGGTGGCGAGCCTACAATGCGTCGCGATTTTACTGATATTATCGCAACCATTAAAGAAAATTCGGCTATTAAAAAAATCGCAGTAACAACCAATGGCTATCGATTATCCCGAGATGTTGCACAATGGCGTGATGCGGGTTTAAGTGCAATTAATGTGAGTGTTGATAGCCTCGATCCTCGTCAATTTCACGCTATTACTGGACAAGATAAATTTAGCCAAGTGATGGAAGGTATTGATGCTGCATTTACTGCGGGTTTCGAAAAAGTCAAAGTTAACGTTGTGCTAATGCGCAATGTGAATGATAAAAACCTCCCTGATTTTCTTAATTGGATCAAAGACAGACCTATCCAACTGCGCTTTATTGAATTAATGGAAACTGGTGACGGTAGTGATATTTTCAACCGCTTTCATTTATCTGGTGAAGTTATTCGCCAACGCTTACTCAATGAAGGTTGGTTACAAATTCCTCGCGCTCGTAGTGACGGGCCTGCTCAAGTATTTACCCATCCTGATTATCAAGGTGAAATTGGTCTGATCATGCCTTATGAGAAAGACTTTTGTTTAACTTGTAACCGTTTACGCGTTTCCGCTATTGGTAATCTCCATCTTTGCCTATTTGGTGAAAATGGTATTCCTCTACGCGACTTACTTGCTGATGATAGTCAACAAGAAGCATTACAACAGCGTATTCAGGGTGGTCTTCTTCATAAACGAGAAACCCATTTTCTTCATCAAGGCGATAGCGGTATTACACCGAACTTATCTGTTATTGGTGGGTAG
- a CDS encoding glyoxalase, whose protein sequence is MTPFISGINILFVAGFGPITHDNAQSQLFYKDTLNLPLKPMEGNSDYLSTSEGELKGVKHFALWPLEQAAMSCFGNNQWADSLPVPQYWVEFEVEDINSATETLKQKGYQLLVDNRVEPWGQTVTRLLSPEGTLVGLTITPWLRDS, encoded by the coding sequence ATGACTCCTTTTATTTCTGGTATTAACATTCTCTTTGTTGCTGGCTTTGGTCCAATTACACATGATAATGCACAAAGTCAGCTATTTTATAAAGATACGCTTAATTTGCCGTTAAAACCCATGGAAGGTAATAGTGATTATTTATCAACATCAGAAGGTGAATTAAAAGGTGTTAAACATTTTGCTCTGTGGCCTTTAGAGCAAGCAGCAATGTCTTGCTTCGGTAATAATCAATGGGCTGACTCTCTGCCTGTGCCACAATATTGGGTTGAGTTTGAAGTGGAAGATATTAATAGTGCGACTGAGACTCTAAAACAAAAAGGCTATCAACTGCTGGTTGATAATCGCGTTGAACCTTGGGGACAAACAGTTACTCGATTATTGAGTCCTGAAGGCACTTTAGTCGGTTTAACTATTACACCTTGGTTGAGAGATAGTTAA
- a CDS encoding DUF1266 domain-containing protein, with protein MSGYVYAGFPSSVGVILGVILLIMLFKWLRKFAVQDSELQKPSTAGQEPILSEAENTSAQLLPNEWGLYVAAPYAVMNEWAYNEYNQGKDDGGLSAGWGINDRWDLVYQLFWLLTQGHTNDFYQLRDQILDGKEDDVQSLKNDILLSELTEHDKNERLWQIDMMSTNRMNIQNVKYLIWDLCRFNKLCLEGCQQGYITQQEAQTWSLMSASMLRRIYDGWEDMWRNFIAARWFWASGDQDWVSSHQAFTDVIQNILNAEDTLATEENWIMDLPPLDLMSFSRTVAGLGLMKNDVPMTLDEIEEAISQRITLKQLNS; from the coding sequence ATGAGTGGTTATGTTTATGCAGGGTTTCCCAGCTCTGTAGGGGTAATTCTTGGTGTTATTCTTCTTATTATGCTTTTTAAATGGCTACGTAAATTTGCTGTACAAGATAGTGAGTTGCAAAAACCATCAACAGCAGGGCAGGAGCCCATTTTATCTGAAGCAGAAAATACGTCAGCTCAGTTGTTGCCCAATGAATGGGGGTTATATGTTGCAGCGCCTTATGCGGTAATGAATGAATGGGCATATAACGAATACAATCAAGGTAAAGATGATGGTGGATTATCAGCTGGTTGGGGAATTAACGACCGTTGGGATTTAGTTTATCAACTATTTTGGTTGCTCACTCAAGGCCACACTAATGATTTTTATCAGCTACGCGACCAAATTTTAGATGGCAAAGAAGACGATGTTCAGTCATTAAAAAATGATATTTTGCTTTCTGAGTTAACTGAACACGATAAAAACGAGCGTTTATGGCAAATCGATATGATGAGCACAAATCGCATGAATATCCAGAATGTGAAATATCTTATTTGGGATCTCTGCCGTTTTAACAAGCTCTGTTTAGAAGGTTGCCAACAAGGTTATATTACTCAACAAGAAGCCCAAACATGGTCATTAATGAGCGCATCAATGTTGCGTCGAATTTATGATGGTTGGGAAGATATGTGGAGAAACTTTATTGCCGCTCGTTGGTTTTGGGCAAGTGGTGATCAAGATTGGGTATCTTCTCATCAAGCTTTTACGGATGTTATACAAAATATTCTAAATGCTGAAGATACACTGGCAACAGAAGAAAATTGGATCATGGATTTACCGCCATTAGATTTAATGTCGTTTTCTCGTACTGTTGCAGGCCTTGGTCTGATGAAAAATGATGTACCAATGACACTTGATGAAATTGAAGAAGCAATTAGCCAGCGTATTACATTAAAGCAGCTTAATAGCTAA
- the yvcK gene encoding uridine diphosphate-N-acetylglucosamine-binding protein YvcK, with amino-acid sequence MRNRTLSDLDRVVALGGGHGLGRVLSALSYLGSRLTGIVTTTDNGGSTGRIRQEEGGIAWGDMRNCINQLITEPSVASAMFEYRFSGTGELAGHNLGNLMLKALDNLSVRPLEAINLIRGLLRVNAHLIPMSEQAVDLMAIDDQGNEIYGEVNVDILPKIPQKLDLYPKVPTTREAIEAIEQADLILIGPGSFFTSLMPLLLLPELAQALRRSSATTIYIGNLGKELSPAAASMTMSDKIAMMENYIGLQTIDAVIISPETQYESMKGRLIVQAQLEAKDIPYRHDRHLLGKAIELTLQQLGQRNASPQAVK; translated from the coding sequence ATGCGAAATCGCACGCTAAGTGATTTAGATCGTGTTGTTGCCCTTGGTGGTGGTCATGGCCTTGGACGTGTGCTTTCAGCACTCTCCTACTTAGGCTCTCGTCTTACTGGTATTGTTACAACAACAGACAATGGCGGTTCTACTGGCCGTATTCGCCAAGAAGAAGGAGGGATTGCGTGGGGAGATATGCGCAATTGTATTAATCAGTTAATTACTGAGCCTTCTGTTGCTTCTGCGATGTTTGAATACCGTTTTTCTGGTACAGGTGAACTAGCAGGACATAATTTAGGTAATCTAATGCTTAAAGCACTCGATAACTTAAGTGTTCGTCCTTTAGAAGCTATTAATCTTATTCGTGGATTATTAAGAGTGAATGCTCACCTTATTCCTATGTCTGAACAAGCCGTTGATCTTATGGCGATAGATGACCAAGGAAATGAGATTTATGGTGAAGTCAATGTTGATATTTTGCCTAAGATCCCCCAAAAGCTTGATCTCTACCCTAAAGTCCCAACTACACGAGAAGCCATTGAAGCAATTGAACAAGCAGATTTGATCTTAATTGGTCCGGGTAGCTTTTTTACCAGTTTAATGCCTCTGTTATTACTGCCAGAACTTGCGCAAGCATTACGCCGCAGCAGTGCAACAACGATTTACATTGGTAATTTAGGTAAAGAGCTAAGCCCTGCTGCTGCCAGTATGACGATGTCTGATAAAATCGCCATGATGGAGAATTATATTGGTTTACAAACAATAGACGCGGTGATTATTAGCCCTGAAACTCAATATGAATCGATGAAAGGGCGATTAATTGTACAAGCGCAATTAGAAGCCAAAGATATTCCTTATCGTCACGACCGCCATCTATTAGGCAAAGCTATTGAGTTAACGTTGCAGCAATTAGGACAACGTAATGCATCACCTCAAGCTGTTAAATAG
- a CDS encoding ABC transporter permease, with protein sequence MRNSAQSSHARFSWRRLYALCLKETKQITRDPSSALIAIVIPLTLLFIFGYGINLDSSKLNIGILTNQQSQPAQELVYTFTNSPYINATISDNRQLLIDKMQAGQIRGIVVIPVNFAELLARQDTKAPIQVITDGSEPNTANFVQAYTKGVWQIWLQQQAISKGIDTTPLIEIEPRYWFNPAAISQYYIIPGAVTIIITVVGAILTSLVIAREWERGTMEALLSTQITRTELLLSKLIPYQVLGSFVMVLCMVVTVFVLGVPYRGSLWILGGITSLFLATALGMGLLISTLTRNQFNAAMISLNAAFLPAIMLSGFVFEIDSMPIFIQVVTYFIPARYFVSSLQTLFLAGDIPLILMLDMWLLIVSAIFFIGLTALATRRRLD encoded by the coding sequence ATGCGTAATTCAGCTCAATCATCTCATGCCCGCTTTTCTTGGCGACGTTTATACGCACTGTGCTTAAAAGAAACCAAGCAAATTACTCGTGATCCCAGTAGTGCCTTAATTGCTATTGTTATCCCACTTACTTTGCTGTTTATCTTTGGTTATGGCATCAATTTAGACTCAAGCAAATTAAATATTGGTATTTTAACTAATCAACAAAGCCAACCAGCGCAAGAGTTAGTTTATACCTTCACAAATTCACCGTATATCAATGCAACTATTAGCGATAATCGACAATTATTAATTGATAAAATGCAAGCAGGGCAAATTCGAGGCATTGTGGTTATTCCCGTTAATTTTGCCGAATTACTCGCTCGACAAGATACTAAAGCCCCTATTCAAGTGATCACCGATGGCAGTGAGCCCAATACCGCAAACTTTGTGCAAGCTTATACCAAAGGGGTTTGGCAAATTTGGTTGCAACAACAAGCTATCAGTAAAGGGATTGATACTACGCCATTAATTGAAATAGAGCCTCGCTATTGGTTTAACCCCGCAGCAATTAGCCAGTACTATATTATTCCGGGTGCTGTCACTATTATTATTACCGTAGTGGGAGCTATTCTTACCTCGTTAGTGATTGCTCGCGAATGGGAAAGAGGCACTATGGAAGCCCTACTTTCCACTCAAATAACACGCACAGAACTCTTACTTTCAAAGCTTATTCCTTACCAAGTGTTAGGCAGTTTTGTCATGGTGTTATGTATGGTAGTCACCGTGTTTGTCCTTGGCGTACCTTATCGAGGATCGTTGTGGATTTTAGGCGGGATCACCTCGCTCTTTTTAGCTACCGCTTTAGGTATGGGATTGCTTATTTCCACGCTAACGCGTAATCAATTTAATGCTGCGATGATTTCACTGAATGCCGCGTTTTTACCCGCAATTATGTTATCAGGCTTTGTTTTTGAAATTGATAGTATGCCCATCTTTATTCAAGTGGTGACCTATTTTATTCCTGCGCGTTATTTTGTGAGTAGTTTGCAAACGCTATTTTTAGCTGGCGATATTCCGTTGATATTGATGCTAGATATGTGGCTATTAATTGTATCGGCGATATTTTTTATTGGATTAACGGCGTTAGCAACACGTCGTCGATTAGATTAA
- the moaD gene encoding molybdopterin synthase sulfur carrier subunit yields the protein MIKVLFFAQVRELVGVDSLELDCEYHTVDDLRKALITKGERWSLALEDGKLLSAVNQSFVQGSHVINDGDEIAFFPPVTGG from the coding sequence ATGATTAAAGTTCTCTTTTTTGCTCAAGTGCGTGAATTAGTCGGCGTTGATTCTCTTGAATTAGATTGTGAATACCACACGGTAGACGATTTACGTAAAGCATTAATCACCAAAGGTGAACGTTGGTCACTCGCCTTAGAAGACGGCAAGTTACTCTCTGCGGTAAACCAATCCTTTGTTCAAGGATCTCACGTTATTAATGATGGTGATGAAATCGCCTTTTTCCCGCCTGTTACAGGAGGATAA
- the moaC gene encoding cyclic pyranopterin monophosphate synthase MoaC, translating to MSQLTHINAAGEAHMVDVSAKAETVREARAEAFVEMSAETLSMITEGKHHKGDVFATARIAGIQAAKRTWELIPLCHPLLLTKVEVRLEALTESNRVRIESVCRLTGKTGVEMEALTAASVAALTIYDMCKAVQKDMVIGPVRLLEKTGGKSGHFKVEA from the coding sequence ATGTCTCAACTAACTCATATTAATGCTGCCGGTGAAGCTCACATGGTGGATGTTAGCGCTAAAGCTGAAACAGTGCGAGAAGCGCGTGCTGAAGCCTTTGTTGAAATGTCAGCAGAAACATTAAGCATGATCACCGAAGGCAAACATCATAAAGGTGATGTATTTGCGACGGCAAGAATTGCAGGAATTCAAGCAGCAAAAAGAACATGGGAATTAATTCCGTTATGCCATCCACTGTTATTAACTAAAGTTGAAGTGCGTTTAGAAGCACTGACTGAATCTAACCGTGTACGCATTGAATCTGTTTGCCGTTTAACGGGTAAAACAGGCGTTGAAATGGAAGCATTAACTGCGGCATCAGTAGCAGCATTGACCATCTATGATATGTGCAAAGCTGTTCAAAAAGATATGGTGATTGGGCCTGTACGTTTATTAGAAAAAACAGGTGGCAAATCTGGTCACTTTAAGGTGGAAGCATGA